The Solanum pennellii chromosome 11, SPENNV200 genome contains a region encoding:
- the LOC107004739 gene encoding probable CCR4-associated factor 1 homolog 7 gives MSVLPKIDSIQIREVWSDNLEKEFALIRQIVDDYPYIAMDTEFPGVVLRPVGNFKHINEYNYQTLKDNVDMLNLIQLGLTFSDENGNLPTCESEYYYIWQFNFREFDTKANIFANDSIELLIQSGIDFKKNNEMGIDAKQFGELLMSSGIVLNDMVHWVTFHSGYDFGYLLKLLTCRTLPETQAGFFDLLNMYFPLVYDIKHLMKFCNSLHGGLNKLAELLEIERVGICHQAGSDSLLTSCAFKKLKDNFFNGSTEKYAGVLYGLGVEYGSDNK, from the coding sequence ATGTCTGTGTTACCAAAAATTGATTCTATCCAAATTAGAGAGGTATGGAGCGATAATCTTGAGAAGGAATTTGCTTTGATCCGTCAAATTGTGGATGACTATCCTTACATTGCCATGGACACCGAGTTTCCAGGGGTGGTGCTTCGTCCTGTTGGCAATTTCAAGCATATTAATGAGTATAACTATCAGACCTTGAAGGACAATGTTGATATGTTGAACTTGATTCAGTTAGGTCTCACATTTTCCGATGAAAATGGCAATCTACCTACTTGTGAGAGTGAGTACTACTACATTTGGCAATTCAACTTTCGTGAGTTTGATACAAAAGCAAATATTTTTGCAAATGATTCAATCGAATTGCTGATTCAGTCTGGAATTGATTTCAAGAAGAACAATGAAATGGGTATTGATGCAAAACAGTTTGGTGAGCTCTTAATGTCTTCTGGAATCGTTTTGAATGACATGGTTCATTGGGTGACATTTCACAGTGGGTATGATTTTGGGTATTTGCTCAAATTATTAACTTGTAGGACCTTACCGGAAACACAAGCAGGGTTCTTTGATTTGCTAAACATGTACTTTCCGCTGGTTTATGACATCAAACACCTGATGAAGTTCTGTAATAGCCTTCATGGTGGCTTGAACAAGTTGGCGGAACTACTGGAAATTGAAAGGGTCGGTATTTGTCATCAAGCAGGTTCAGATAGCTTACTTACCTCGTGTGCGTTCAAGAAGTTAAAAGATAACTTCTTTAATGGGTCTACCGAGAAGTATGCAGGTGTCCTGTATGGTCTTGGTGTTGAGTATGGATCTGATAATAAGTAG